A genomic stretch from Elusimicrobiota bacterium includes:
- a CDS encoding PTS sugar transporter subunit IIA: MQLGVKDAARLLEVPEKTIYLWIEEGKLPAKRVSDQYRFNRAELLEWATAQKVRVSPDIYREVDEGLPTLWEALAAGGVHGVVRVKDKAEALKAIVGLMRLPEDVDRGFLLEMLVAREAQASTGIGEGVALPHVRNPMVLPVERPMVSLCYLDPAVDFAAADGRPVHALFTVVSTSIRGHLHLLSRLAYALREESCKALLAKRADETELVAELRRVEELLIRRNP, from the coding sequence ATGCAACTCGGAGTCAAGGACGCCGCGCGCCTTCTGGAAGTCCCGGAGAAGACCATCTACCTCTGGATCGAGGAGGGGAAGCTTCCCGCCAAGCGCGTCAGCGACCAGTATCGCTTCAACCGCGCGGAGCTCCTGGAATGGGCGACCGCGCAGAAGGTCAGGGTGTCGCCGGACATCTACCGCGAGGTGGACGAGGGCCTGCCCACCCTCTGGGAAGCGCTGGCGGCCGGCGGCGTGCATGGCGTGGTCAGGGTCAAGGACAAGGCCGAGGCGCTCAAGGCCATCGTGGGGCTCATGCGCCTTCCTGAGGATGTGGACCGCGGTTTTTTGCTCGAGATGCTCGTGGCTCGGGAAGCCCAGGCCTCGACCGGGATAGGCGAGGGGGTGGCCTTGCCGCACGTGCGCAACCCCATGGTCCTGCCGGTGGAGCGGCCCATGGTCTCGTTGTGCTACCTGGACCCGGCCGTCGATTTCGCCGCGGCCGACGGCCGGCCCGTGCATGCCCTTTTCACCGTCGTGAGCACGAGCATCCGCGGCCACCTGCACCTCCTCTCCCGCTTGGCGTATGCCCTGCGCGAGGAGTCCTGCAAGGCCTTGCTGGCCAAGCGCGCCGACGAGACGGAGCTGGTCGCCGAGCTGCGCAGGGTCGAAGAGCTTCTCATAAGGAGAAATCCTTAG